CCGCCGACCTCGCTCTTGGCGATGCGCTGGGCGTGTTCCTCGCTGTCGGCGTTGAAGACCTCCATCTCGAGCACGAGGCCGACGAGCGCGGTATCGGCAGCGATGTAGGCGGAGTCGAAGTCCTCGCCACAGGCCGGACAGCCCGTGAGCCCGACGTTCACCTCGACGTAGTCCTTCCCCTCGTTGTTGAGGCGCTTGCCGGCCTCGCTCACCGCGACGCCGATGGCGTCGTCGATGTTGTCCACGTCTCGCACCAACCAGGCGGCTTCCATCGCAACCAGATAATTGCTCATACCGCGACCATTGGGCCGCAGCAAGGCTTGCTTTGTGGTTCGTCCTGCCCCGCCGACGCGAGCGACCGCCGACCGTCCCGTCGCGCAAGCCGAGCGTATTATTCTCATAAGTTACGGGAATCCCGGCCATGCCTGAGCGATGAGAGACCGAAATCCCGCCGAGATTCGCACCTCCAGTTGGATAGAAGCAAAGTCGAATTGAATCGCACGACTGCGTCGGGGTGCGTCCGCATCGCACGGCGCTGTCTGGCAGGAACAGTTATATACTGGCTGGTCACTGGCTTCAGGCGAAGGCAGATGATCGACCGGGCCACCCAAGCCGCCCTGTTCGCACTGTACCAGACCAGCATCGCACTCGGCATCGTGCTGATGCCGCTTGCACTCGCGATGCGTCGCTTCGGCGTGTCGCTGCCGGTGCACCGGCTCGTCGAGCGGTTCGGCGGTGCCTACGAGGAGACCGCTGCGAACTGAGCACGACACACGACCACCGATTCTCTCGGACCCACGGAGCGAGCCGCCGCCATCGGCAACGCCGCCCTTTTATACCGGGGCGCGTGTTAGTGCCGACCAATGCGAACGCCACGCGCGGACGACCCACAGATTCCGGACGCACTCTCGCTCGAACCGGTCGACCCCTACACGCCACAGGTGGGGTCGCTCCCGGAGACCGAGGTCGAGGAGGCGGACCTCGAGAACGTCTCGAAGACCGGGACGACCACGGTCGGCATCACCACCGAGGAGGGCGTCGTCATCGCCACCGACATGCGCGCCTCCCTCGGCGGCATCTTCGTCTCGAACAAGGACGTCCAGAAGGTCGAACAGGTCCACCCGACCGCGGCGCTCACCCTCGTCGGCAGCGTCGGCGGCGCCCAGTCGTTCATCCGCTCCCTGCGCGCCGAGGCCAACCTCTACGAGGCCCGTCGCGGCGAGGAGATGTCCATGCAGGCCCTCTCGACGCTCGCGGGCAACTTCGCCCGCGGCGGCCCCTTCTTCGCCATCAACCCCATCCTCGGCGGCGTCGACGACGACGGGCACCACGTCTACTCCATCGACCCCGCCGGCGGCGTCATGCGCGACGACTACACCGTCACCGGCTCCGGCATGATGGTCGCCCACGGCCTGCTCGAACAGGAGTACGAGGACGACCTCTCGAACGAGGAGGCCAAGACCGTCGCGGCGCGCGCGGTCCGCTCGGCCGCCGAGCGCGACACCGGCTCCGGCAACGGCGTCTTCCTCGCCGAGGTGACCGGTGAGGGCGTCGACATCCGCGGGCACAAGGACTTCGACGAGGTCTGCTGACGGGACGTACCTGCGGACCGGCCGGCTCGGCTGCAAGGGGCCCCATACCACGATATAACGGATAGTTCAGCCGGTCGGTCCTATCGGTCCTGCGTGCCTACCGTTCGGTAACCTGTGCTTCTCCCCGGTCGAAGTTGCCCATAGGTAACCCCTGGTCTCGCGTACAGTGAATATCACCCTCAGATGGGGGTGGGGAACGTATGACGAAACAACACAACCCACGGGTCACTCGCCGGCAGGTGCTGGCAGGACTCGGAACAATCGGTGTCGCGAGCGCTGGTGCCGGGCTCGGCACGACCGCGTTCTACAGCGACAGAGAATCGCTCGAAGGCTGGCTCGAGGCCGGTCGCGTCGACCTCATCCTCGACTACCGCACCACGTACAAACCGTGGGAACGCTACGACCTGCACGACGTCCCGATGGACGCCCGTCCGGCGGTCGTGGCCGGTACCGGCGGGATGACCTACGAGATCGGCGCCGCCCCGGCGGTGCGTGACGAGAACGGCGAGGCCATCAGCCACGAGGACTGGGGCGACATCCAGACGTCGCTCCCCGTCTGTACGCTCCCGGTCCCGACCGACCTCACGGACGACCGGAACCCGGACGTCCTCGGCGGCCTCACCGTCGAGAACGACCCCGAGAACCAGTACCTGCCCGGCTACGTCGACGGGCAGGACAACGGCGAGAACGGCCCGGTGATGTTCGTCGACCTCGACGACATCAAGCCCTACGACGAGGGGGAGACGACGTTCAGTCTCCACCTCTGTGGCAACCCGTCGTTCATCACCGCCTCGCTGGCGGACATGCTCGACCTCGAGGACTCGGACGAGACCGAGAACCCGATCGAACCGGAGGTCGAGGCAGGCGAACCCGAGGCCGGAGACCGAACCGATGAGGAGATGGCCGTCTGGGACGGTGGCGAACTCGCCGACTACATGTACGTGATCATCTCCGTCGACCAGGACTGCGACAACCTGACCGCGAACAACATCCTGACCGAGTCCGACGTGGACGACATCCGCAGCGAACTCGAGATCGACGGGGACTTCGACGTCCTCCGGAACAACGTCCTCTACGCGGGGTCGCTCGCCGGCTGGAAGCAGCTCCTCGCCGAGGGCGTGGCCCTGCCACCCTCGGGCGCCGGTGCTGCCGGCAGCCCGACGATGGAGAACGGCGTGGACCAGGGACAGATATCAATCACCGAGGAGGATGACGGCTGTCACCGCCTCGGCAAAATCGAGTGGGACGACGACGGCGGCGAGTACGACGTCGAGGAGGACGATGACAACGACGCGAAGCTGACCGACGCCGCCGGTGCAGTCGGCGACCAGTTCGTCATCACCGCCAACGACGACTCCGGCGCGTTCGTCTCCCTGGAGGTCACCGCCGTCGACGACACGGACGACCCGAAGGAGACCACGTTCGAGATACTCGGTGGGAACGTCGGTATCTGTGGCGCGGTCGTAAAGGGCGGCGGTGGTCCGAACACCGACTTCGAGACCCTCCCCGAGGACCAGGACGACGACCAGTTCCAGGTCTTCGAGTACGAGTGCCTCGAGACCGGCGACGAGTTCACCGTCGACTCCAGCGACATCATCGTCGGGAACGACCAGCAGTCGGCGATCTCGAACGTCCAGCTGTTCTACTGTGAACTGTTCGACGACGAGTTCGACCCGGACCCGGAGGGCGAACCGGGCGACTGTTTCGCACCCGGTGCCCACTGCTACGTCTTGGAGTGGTACCTCCCGTGCAAGGAGAACGACCCGGACCGCTTGGGCTTCACCGACCTGCCCGTCTACGGTGCCATCGACCAGAGCGGCGCCCTGATCGTGGAGCAGGACGACGACACCGACGGTCAGGAGGGTGCGAGCCGCCTGAGCTTCAACGACGAACTCCGCCAGCGCGGCTTCGTCGACGACGAGGGCGCGACCATCGACGTGAACGTCACGCAGACCGACTCGTGCCACATGACCATCGAGTTCGAGGCGGTCCAGTGCCGCCACAACACCGGCGGAGAACTGGCCACCCAGTAAACCGACCGGTTGCCCCGACCGAACACCTTCTTTCCTGTTTCCGTGTCTCGAAGCCGTACCCACAGGCCGACAGGCCAGGGTTCGAAACCGGCCGACAGCAGCGTGGCAGAGGGAGTGGTTACCGCGTGGTAATCGCCCGTTCGGCGACTCCTAGTATCAGATAAGGTTCACTTCTGTCCCGCAAAGCGACTCATAGGTAACCCCCTGTTCCGCCAACACGTGGACGACACCCAGTGGGGGTGCGACGACACATGAGTTCGAAACTATCACGCAGACAGGTTCTGGCTGGCCTGGGCACCATCGGGGTGGCCAGCGCCGGTGCCGGACTGGGAACGACCGCCTTCTACAGCGACAGGGAGTCGCTGGAGGGCTGGCTGGAGGCCGGCCGGGTCGACCTCGTCCTAGACTACCGCTCGACCTACGTTCCCTGGGAACGCTACGACCTCCACGACGTGGCGCCGGAGGACCGGCCACCGATCGTGCCCGGGACCGACGAGATGGTCTACGAGATCGCGGCCGCCCCGGCGGTCCGGAACGCCGACGGCTCGCCCGTCGACTTCGAGACGTGGGGGAGTCTCAACACCGACGTCATCGACCCCTGTTCGCTCCGCGACCCGACCAACCTCGCGAGCGAGGAGAACGACCTCGACCTCGGCGACTTCAGCGTCGTCGGGCCCGAGGGCAACTACCTGCCCGGGTACGTCGACGGCCACGAGGACGCCATGTTCATCGACCTCGTCGACCTGAAGCCCCACGACCGCGGGGAGACCACGTTCTCGTTCCACCTCTGTGGCAACCCCTCGTTCATCAGCGTCGAGCTGGTCGAGGAGATGGTCGACGGACGACCGACCACCGGCAGCGAGGAGGACTACCGCGAGGGCATCGACGAGCCCACCGAACCCGAGGTCGAGGCCGGGGAGGACCCCGAGGACGAGACCTTCGACGGTGGCGAACTCTGTGACTACCTCTACGTGGTCGTCTCGCCGGACCCGGACTGCGACAACATCAGCAACGCCGAACTGTTCACCGAGTCCGACCCCGACACCGAGGTCGCACCCGTCTACGCAGGCTCGATGTCCGGCTGGATCGAGATCATCCGGAACGCGCCCGACGGGCGCCTCCGGCTCCCGCCCGTCACCGGCAGTGCGAACGACGGGGACTGTTTCGAGCCGGGCGTCCACTGCTACGTCATGGAGTGGTACCTGCCCTGCATCCAGACCGAACCGGAGGACTCGCCGCTCTACGGCTTCGACGACCTCCCGCTGGTCAACAACCCGCTGGCAGAAGGGAGCTTCACCCAAGAACTGCTCGCCCGCGGGTACGGAGACGGCGACGACGGCGTCCTCTCGGCCAACATCACGCAGTCCGACACCTGCCACGTCGGCATGACGTTCACCGCCGAGCAGTGCCGCCACAACACCGAGCCGCAGTTCGAGTTCGAGGGCTGCCCGGACTGCGAGGAAGGCCAGTTCGCGGTCTTCCAGAACGGGCAACAGCTGGGCTGCATCGACGCCGTCCAGACCGACCAGACCATCGCGGAGTTCTACGGTCTCCAGAACTTCGTCGCCACCGGCGACATCGAGTCCCGCCTCGACTCCGACGTGAGCAAGATCATGCTCGTCGACGCGGCCGACGGCCTCGCGTTCGTCGTGGTCAACGACGAGAACAACGGGACCGGCGGCGCGGCCTCGATGGAGTTCGTCGGCTTCACGCCGGCCCAGAACCTGCTCGTTGAGGACGACGACGCCTCGACCAGCGACGACTACACCGTCACCGGCGGCGTCCTCGAGGCTGCCGACTGGCAGTGGGCGAACGCGAAGACCGACGGTATGGCGGTCGGGCCGATGCCGGGGAGCTTCTCCATCGCGGTGACGGCGAGCTTCAACGGCGACGCCGACCAGCCGCCGCTCGACCCCGGTGTCATCAGCAAGTGGGTCGCCCATAGCGACGACGGCAGCGAGATCGAACTCGACATGTCCGGCGTCGACAACACGGTCGTCATCACGACGCCCGACAACTGCGTGGACCAGATCGCGTTCTGATCCGACGACGAACGTGTGGTACCGCTGACTGTGCGGCGACCGGCACGCCTGGTGCGGTCCGGGCCTCGTGCTCGGAATCTCTTCTGGGTCGGTCCTGTCGGACACACCGACGAGTGACGAGCTACCTGTGCCTGAACCGGTATCGACCCCCGATACCCCAATCCGTATCGAGCCCTGCCCTCCGACCGGCATCACGGTGTCTCGGACTGTCCCCGATTACCGGGTATGGCGCACATACCCTGGGTCAGGGGAGCCTGAACGTCCGGTAGGAGAGCCCTGCCTTCGTTCGGTTCTCGGCTAACCAGCGGTTGCATTCCCCGAAGCGCCTCATAAGGAAATGGGTCCCAGTCCTCGTCTCAACCAACACCTGGCGACCCAGGTGATCATCAACCAACAACCATGGCAAACAAGATCTCACGCCGGCAGGTGCTGGCAGGACTCGGAACAATCGGCGTCGCGAGTGCGGGTGCGGGTCTCGGCACGACCGCGTTCTACAGCGACCGCGAATCGCTCGAGGGCTGGTACGAGGCCGGCCGCGTCGACCTCATCCTCGACTACCGCTCGACGTACAAGCC
This window of the Haloarchaeobius amylolyticus genome carries:
- a CDS encoding DUF555 domain-containing protein produces the protein MSNYLVAMEAAWLVRDVDNIDDAIGVAVSEAGKRLNNEGKDYVEVNVGLTGCPACGEDFDSAYIAADTALVGLVLEMEVFNADSEEHAQRIAKSEVGGALRDVPLKVVETIEREEDEDA
- the psmB gene encoding archaeal proteasome endopeptidase complex subunit beta — encoded protein: MRTPRADDPQIPDALSLEPVDPYTPQVGSLPETEVEEADLENVSKTGTTTVGITTEEGVVIATDMRASLGGIFVSNKDVQKVEQVHPTAALTLVGSVGGAQSFIRSLRAEANLYEARRGEEMSMQALSTLAGNFARGGPFFAINPILGGVDDDGHHVYSIDPAGGVMRDDYTVTGSGMMVAHGLLEQEYEDDLSNEEAKTVAARAVRSAAERDTGSGNGVFLAEVTGEGVDIRGHKDFDEVC